A genomic window from Sporosarcina sp. Marseille-Q4063 includes:
- the asnS gene encoding asparagine--tRNA ligase, with amino-acid sequence MKTIMIHEMPDHVGETVRIGGWLANKRSSGKIAFLQLRDGSGFVQGVVAKEAVGEEIFANARGISQESSLYVTGEVVVDERSSFGFELQVSDVKVISAAVDYPITPKNHGTEFLMDNRHLWIRSRKQHAILKIRDEIIRATYEFFHMNGFVKVDPPILTGSSPEGTSELFETKYFDENAYLSQSGQLYMEAAAMALGKVFSFGPTFRAEKSSTRRHLIEFWMIEPEMAFVEHEESLEVQEQYVTHIVQSVLQNCPLELERLDRDLSKLEKIQAPFPRISYDDAITFLHENGFDDIEWGDDFGAPHETAIAESFDMPVFITHYPIGIKPFYMQPHPDRDDVVLCADMIAPEGYGEIIGGSERIYDYELMKQRIKEHNLDEDAYEWYLELSKYGAVPHSGFGLGLERTVAWISGTSHVRETAAFPRLLNRLYP; translated from the coding sequence ATGAAAACAATTATGATTCATGAAATGCCAGACCACGTCGGAGAAACAGTACGAATTGGTGGATGGCTTGCAAATAAAAGATCAAGCGGGAAAATCGCATTTTTACAATTACGTGACGGATCGGGTTTTGTACAAGGTGTCGTTGCTAAGGAAGCGGTCGGAGAAGAAATTTTTGCAAATGCAAGAGGGATTTCACAAGAAAGCTCACTATATGTCACAGGAGAAGTTGTTGTGGATGAACGTTCTTCCTTTGGATTTGAACTTCAAGTGAGTGATGTAAAAGTTATTAGTGCGGCGGTAGATTACCCTATAACACCAAAAAACCATGGTACAGAATTTTTAATGGATAACCGTCATTTATGGATTCGTTCTAGAAAACAACATGCTATTTTAAAAATACGTGATGAAATTATTCGCGCAACCTATGAATTTTTCCATATGAATGGTTTTGTAAAAGTTGATCCGCCGATTTTAACTGGATCATCGCCTGAAGGTACCTCTGAACTTTTCGAAACGAAATATTTTGATGAAAATGCATACTTGTCACAATCAGGCCAATTATATATGGAAGCGGCGGCTATGGCACTTGGAAAAGTCTTTTCATTCGGACCGACATTCCGCGCAGAAAAATCAAGTACGCGCCGTCACTTAATCGAGTTTTGGATGATTGAACCGGAAATGGCATTCGTTGAGCATGAAGAGAGCTTGGAAGTTCAAGAACAATATGTGACGCATATTGTACAGTCGGTCCTTCAAAATTGCCCGCTTGAACTTGAGCGACTAGACCGTGATCTTTCTAAATTAGAAAAAATTCAAGCACCATTCCCGCGTATATCATATGATGACGCAATTACTTTTCTACATGAAAATGGTTTTGACGATATCGAATGGGGAGACGATTTCGGAGCGCCGCACGAAACCGCGATTGCAGAAAGTTTTGATATGCCTGTTTTCATTACGCATTACCCAATTGGCATTAAACCATTTTACATGCAACCGCATCCTGACCGTGATGACGTAGTTTTATGTGCTGACATGATTGCGCCTGAAGGATACGGAGAAATCATTGGTGGTTCTGAACGAATCTATGATTACGAATTAATGAAACAACGAATTAAAGAACATAATCTTGATGAGGATGCTTACGAATGGTATCTTGAATTAAGTAAATACGGAGCAGTTCCACATTCCGGTTTTGGTTTAGGCCTAGAACGAACAGTTGCCTGGATTTCAGGGACAAGCCATGTTCGCGAAACAGCCGCATTTCCACGCTTGCTGAACAGATTATATCCATAA
- a CDS encoding DnaD domain-containing protein, with protein MQDDRLQIWIEQGNVTISQLFFHNYKRLGIKDLDAMLIMHMNAYNAAGNLFPTPTDFAERMYLSENEVSTILQRLMQYGLLQINQSEDAKGVLHESFSLYPLWKRLTDEIVLEEKEKVEEMDKNEEGEIFSLFEQEFGRFLSPMESESIGMWLDDDGHSVEIIRAALKEAVLAEKLSLRYIDRILFEWKKKNVKTISDVEKQTKKFRTVGIRPAQTDKTVKVKRVPFYNWLEERD; from the coding sequence ATGCAAGATGATCGACTCCAAATTTGGATTGAGCAGGGGAATGTAACCATTTCCCAGCTTTTTTTTCACAATTATAAACGTCTCGGCATTAAAGATTTAGATGCGATGCTAATCATGCATATGAATGCATACAACGCGGCTGGAAATTTGTTTCCTACCCCCACTGACTTTGCGGAACGCATGTATTTATCGGAAAATGAAGTTTCAACTATTTTACAACGACTCATGCAATATGGTCTTCTTCAGATTAATCAAAGTGAAGATGCAAAAGGAGTCTTACATGAGTCCTTCTCTTTATACCCGCTATGGAAACGCCTTACAGATGAAATCGTCCTTGAAGAAAAAGAAAAGGTCGAAGAAATGGATAAGAATGAAGAAGGAGAAATCTTTTCATTGTTTGAACAGGAATTTGGGCGCTTTCTTTCTCCAATGGAATCTGAATCCATTGGAATGTGGTTAGATGATGATGGCCATTCGGTTGAAATTATCCGAGCCGCATTAAAAGAAGCCGTCTTGGCTGAAAAATTAAGCCTTCGTTACATCGATCGAATTCTATTTGAATGGAAAAAGAAAAATGTCAAAACGATATCAGATGTTGAAAAGCAGACAAAGAAATTTAGGACAGTTGGCATTCGTCCAGCACAAACGGATAAAACGGTTAAAGTAAAACGAGTTCCATTTTATAATTGGCTCGAAGAACGAGATTAG
- the nth gene encoding endonuclease III: MLTKKQWEFCLEKFAEMFPDAHCELVHENPFELTIATLLSAQCTDVLVNRVTAELFQKYKTPEDYLAVDIEELQDDIRSIGLYRNKSKNIQALSQLLIDKFNGEVPANRDVLMTLPGVGRKTANVVVSNAFGIPALAVDTHVERVAKRLGMNRWKDSPLAVEEKIMRWTPLDNWTNTHHQIIFFGRYHCKARNPGCEVCPLLSICREGKKRMKARGM; this comes from the coding sequence ATGCTAACCAAAAAACAATGGGAATTTTGCTTGGAGAAATTTGCAGAAATGTTTCCAGATGCACATTGTGAATTAGTGCATGAAAACCCATTTGAATTAACAATAGCAACGCTTCTTTCTGCACAATGTACAGATGTTCTTGTCAATCGTGTAACTGCCGAGCTATTTCAAAAATATAAAACACCAGAAGACTATCTTGCAGTTGACATAGAAGAATTACAAGATGATATAAGATCAATTGGCTTATATCGCAATAAATCGAAGAATATTCAAGCACTAAGCCAATTGCTGATAGATAAGTTCAACGGGGAAGTACCGGCGAATCGCGATGTATTAATGACCTTGCCGGGTGTTGGAAGAAAGACGGCTAATGTAGTCGTATCAAATGCATTCGGGATTCCCGCGCTTGCGGTAGACACGCATGTTGAACGTGTAGCAAAAAGACTTGGAATGAATCGATGGAAAGATTCGCCGCTAGCAGTTGAAGAAAAGATTATGCGGTGGACTCCGTTAGATAATTGGACGAATACACATCACCAAATTATTTTCTTCGGGCGTTACCATTGTAAAGCAAGGAATCCAGGATGCGAGGTATGTCCGCTGCTCTCTATCTGCCGGGAAGGCAAAAAGCGGATGAAGGCAAGGGGGATGTAA
- a CDS encoding YpoC family protein, whose protein sequence is MNRFSKELLAPHFEKWDLVKEEIEKLYSLKDKEVNTYMEVAIRDYEQLLEYGGSELNERTGNLDALLLPLNGEERLQFVKDRIASHYAYIQLDALYTETKKKAARLFVMKK, encoded by the coding sequence TTGAATCGTTTTTCCAAGGAACTACTCGCGCCCCATTTTGAAAAATGGGATTTAGTGAAAGAAGAAATTGAAAAACTTTATAGTTTAAAAGATAAAGAAGTCAACACGTATATGGAAGTTGCAATTCGTGATTATGAACAACTGCTTGAATACGGTGGAAGTGAGCTCAATGAACGAACTGGAAACCTCGATGCTCTTCTTCTTCCATTAAACGGGGAAGAACGCCTCCAATTCGTGAAAGATAGAATCGCTAGCCACTACGCCTATATTCAACTAGATGCGCTCTATACAGAAACAAAAAAGAAAGCAGCACGGCTTTTCGTTATGAAAAAATAA
- a CDS encoding penicillin-binding protein 1A: MSDKLNSRVERRKAQENARNKKPKNTKGVIKKVFLTLVILGFAILIGGAGLFLFYASSSPKLDEELLRDPVSSEFLDKNDEVFHTTGSEKREYVNYDEIPKLMEDAILATEDVRFYSHHGMDFKRLGGAVLANFRSGFGSQGASTLTQQVIKNSFLSADKTLKRKSQEAWLAFQLEREYDKEEIFEMYFNKILMSGSTYGFGTAAEHFYGKKLAELDLHEVAMLAGLPQSPNGYNPFINPERAEKRRNIVLGLMYQHGKITKEQMEDARTIDVASTLQQEENKVASSGTKYPAFIDLVLNELEDAGVDLSEGLQIHTTLDPAAQRSVEDALASAYYANEKVEAGLTVLDTKTGEIVAVGSRNYKLANWSYATQEKRQLGSTIKPLLSYGPAIEYLNWSTGNTVVDAQKNYKDGTPIRNVDRKFLGTMTAREALYRSRNIPAVTTYDEVGHGKANEFAAKLGIAIKGEDQSNALGGTSEDFSTAQLAGAYAAFGNGGVYTKPHAVKKIVFRDGKTEKQLSPDSEVVMKDSTAYMVTDMLRDVLKPGIGATGANANVPGLDIAGKTGTTNNAVDSWFAGYSTNYTIAAWSGYKDRTPMESRMPGERLVPQELFKTIMTSISAGKETARFQKPSSVEEVKIVYGSNPLMRASSSTPSSMTRTELFVKGTVPKEIAEEIKLDAPTKLKADFDEKKETISLKWNHKAPKSKTLKGDVEFIVYASMDGGEKKEMMRTTDNKVTFTGIEGGKTYTFEVVAILGELQSEPASISIRVEEAEEPEIEEPEEPVEPEEPIEEEPEEPIEEPEPEEPVEPEVPGEPENPEEPEEPEPGSEGTNNSGNNGNNGNRSNKGNDGE, translated from the coding sequence ATGAGTGATAAACTAAATTCTAGGGTTGAGCGTCGAAAGGCTCAAGAAAACGCCCGCAATAAGAAACCTAAGAATACAAAAGGTGTTATTAAAAAGGTTTTTCTTACACTAGTTATTCTAGGATTTGCGATATTAATTGGTGGGGCCGGTTTATTTCTGTTTTACGCTAGTTCATCTCCTAAACTCGATGAAGAGTTATTGAGAGACCCAGTTTCATCGGAGTTTTTAGATAAAAACGATGAAGTTTTCCACACAACAGGTTCCGAAAAGAGAGAATATGTTAATTACGATGAGATCCCAAAATTAATGGAAGATGCAATTTTAGCAACAGAAGATGTAAGGTTTTATTCGCATCACGGGATGGATTTTAAAAGACTTGGCGGTGCAGTGCTAGCAAACTTCAGGAGCGGGTTCGGTTCGCAAGGAGCAAGTACCCTGACACAACAAGTGATTAAGAACTCATTTTTATCCGCGGATAAAACATTGAAACGTAAATCTCAAGAAGCATGGTTGGCTTTCCAACTGGAACGAGAATACGATAAAGAAGAAATTTTTGAAATGTATTTCAATAAAATATTAATGTCGGGATCTACTTACGGATTCGGAACAGCTGCAGAACACTTTTATGGAAAAAAACTTGCAGAGCTTGACTTACACGAAGTAGCAATGTTAGCCGGTCTCCCCCAAAGTCCAAATGGATATAACCCTTTCATTAATCCTGAACGCGCAGAGAAACGTCGAAACATTGTGCTTGGGTTAATGTATCAACATGGAAAAATAACAAAAGAGCAAATGGAAGACGCAAGAACAATAGACGTTGCATCTACTTTACAACAGGAAGAAAACAAAGTAGCGAGCAGTGGCACCAAATATCCAGCGTTTATTGATCTTGTATTAAATGAACTTGAGGATGCGGGAGTCGATCTTAGTGAGGGGTTACAAATTCATACGACACTAGATCCTGCAGCACAACGCTCAGTAGAAGACGCACTAGCCTCTGCTTATTATGCGAATGAAAAAGTAGAAGCAGGTTTAACAGTCCTAGATACGAAAACAGGTGAAATTGTTGCAGTTGGTAGCCGTAACTACAAATTAGCCAACTGGAGCTATGCTACACAAGAAAAACGCCAACTTGGTTCAACTATTAAACCATTATTATCATATGGTCCAGCCATCGAATATTTAAATTGGTCAACTGGCAATACCGTTGTTGACGCCCAAAAGAACTATAAGGATGGCACCCCGATTCGAAATGTAGACCGGAAATTTTTAGGGACAATGACAGCTCGGGAAGCGCTTTACAGATCGCGGAATATACCCGCTGTCACAACTTATGATGAAGTCGGTCATGGAAAAGCAAATGAGTTCGCTGCAAAGCTAGGTATTGCAATAAAAGGTGAAGACCAATCCAATGCACTTGGTGGTACATCGGAAGATTTTTCTACAGCCCAACTTGCAGGTGCATATGCTGCGTTTGGTAATGGAGGCGTTTATACAAAACCTCATGCAGTAAAGAAAATTGTATTCCGTGACGGGAAAACGGAAAAACAGTTATCGCCTGATTCAGAAGTTGTTATGAAAGATTCAACTGCTTACATGGTAACGGATATGCTGCGGGATGTTTTGAAACCCGGCATTGGCGCAACAGGCGCGAATGCAAATGTACCCGGACTCGATATTGCTGGAAAAACAGGTACAACAAACAATGCAGTCGATTCATGGTTTGCCGGCTACTCTACTAACTATACTATTGCTGCATGGAGCGGTTATAAAGACCGGACACCTATGGAAAGCAGAATGCCAGGTGAACGTCTCGTTCCTCAAGAACTTTTTAAGACGATCATGACAAGTATTTCTGCCGGTAAAGAAACAGCCCGATTCCAGAAACCTTCATCCGTAGAAGAAGTTAAAATTGTTTATGGTTCCAACCCTTTAATGAGAGCTAGTTCCTCAACGCCTTCAAGCATGACGCGTACTGAACTATTCGTTAAAGGAACAGTGCCAAAAGAAATCGCAGAAGAAATCAAACTTGACGCGCCAACAAAACTTAAAGCTGATTTCGATGAAAAGAAAGAGACAATCTCATTAAAATGGAATCATAAAGCCCCTAAATCCAAAACGCTTAAAGGCGATGTAGAGTTCATTGTTTATGCAAGTATGGACGGCGGCGAGAAAAAAGAGATGATGAGAACAACCGACAATAAGGTAACCTTTACTGGCATTGAAGGTGGAAAAACATACACATTCGAAGTTGTCGCGATTCTTGGGGAGCTTCAAAGTGAACCTGCCTCGATATCAATTCGAGTTGAAGAAGCAGAAGAACCTGAGATTGAAGAACCTGAAGAGCCGGTGGAGCCAGAAGAGCCTATTGAGGAAGAACCAGAAGAACCGATAGAAGAGCCGGAGCCGGAAGAACCTGTGGAACCTGAAGTGCCAGGCGAGCCGGAAAATCCGGAAGAACCAGAAGAACCAGAGCCAGGATCTGAGGGTACAAATAATAGCGGAAACAATGGCAATAACGGTAATAGAAGCAACAAAGGAAATGATGGAGAATAA
- the recU gene encoding Holliday junction resolvase RecU, which yields MTIRYPNGKKYVPVRTTNPQKVSNHSFSNRGKTLEEDLNDSNEYYLTHNIAVIHQKPVPIQVVNVNYPSRSAAVITEAYFRTPSTTDYNGVWNGHYIDFEAKETKSKTSFPLQNIHEHQMIHMKNVTKQKGIAFVIVKFSTLNRYFVVPYDMIENKWERMKAGGRKSIALPEFESESIEIELGFMPSIDYLSAISDIVNYEGNIER from the coding sequence ATGACAATTCGGTATCCGAACGGTAAAAAATATGTGCCCGTTCGAACAACAAACCCTCAGAAAGTAAGCAATCATTCCTTTAGTAATCGCGGGAAAACGTTAGAAGAGGATTTGAATGATTCCAATGAGTATTATTTGACCCACAACATTGCCGTCATCCATCAAAAACCAGTCCCGATTCAAGTGGTAAATGTAAATTACCCTTCACGAAGTGCTGCGGTCATTACGGAAGCTTATTTTCGAACCCCTTCCACAACCGACTATAATGGAGTTTGGAATGGTCATTATATCGATTTCGAGGCGAAAGAGACGAAGAGTAAAACGTCATTTCCATTGCAGAATATTCATGAACACCAAATGATTCATATGAAAAACGTTACAAAACAAAAAGGGATTGCGTTTGTCATTGTGAAATTCTCTACGCTGAACCGATATTTTGTCGTCCCATACGATATGATTGAGAATAAATGGGAGAGAATGAAAGCAGGCGGTAGAAAATCAATTGCTCTACCCGAATTCGAAAGCGAATCAATTGAAATTGAACTTGGATTTATGCCTAGTATCGATTACTTAAGTGCGATTTCGGATATAGTAAACTATGAAGGTAATATTGAAAGGTAG
- a CDS encoding YppE family protein, giving the protein MNLEEKCKELLTVCGECLDRHTEMRRLDRDPDFFEEVKPYADKYHSMLDEWAEESYAWIKVAKPKYVHPSQIDTLTDGMKQFIVQSFYKKTGLKRFVLTIRSAEYTLKTFLDAIEEERERELG; this is encoded by the coding sequence ATGAATTTAGAAGAAAAATGTAAAGAACTCCTTACTGTATGCGGGGAATGTCTTGACCGCCATACAGAGATGAGAAGACTAGATAGAGATCCGGACTTTTTTGAAGAAGTAAAACCATATGCGGACAAATACCATTCAATGTTAGATGAATGGGCGGAAGAGTCCTACGCTTGGATAAAAGTCGCAAAACCGAAATATGTCCATCCATCTCAAATTGATACCTTAACGGACGGGATGAAACAATTTATCGTTCAGTCGTTTTATAAGAAAACTGGCTTGAAAAGATTCGTGCTGACTATTCGTTCAGCAGAATATACATTAAAAACATTTCTAGATGCAATCGAAGAGGAAAGAGAGAGGGAGTTGGGATGA
- a CDS encoding DEAD/DEAH box helicase, whose protein sequence is MTRNTSVSSVLSKLQSDPSFSENIIHYRKIEGKSATYAEFPSVLHPSIIKALKTKGIEQLYSHQRDAFDSAYNGESITAVTPTASGKSLCYHLPVLQSILENESSRAIYLFPTKALAQDQLSDLHGLIEASEETILSYTYDGDTAPGLRSKVRKSGHIVLTNPDMLHSGILPHHTKWVSLFENLKYIIIDELHTYKGVFGSHVAHVLRRLKRICNYYGSDPVFICTSATIANPGELAESLTNTEMRLIANNGAPAGKKHFIFYNPPVVHPTFGIRRSALLEVRDIASLLYREGMQTIIFAKSRVRVEMLVTYMQELTKKKLFDSSVMGYRGGYLPSERRKIEKGLRDGSIKTVVSTNALELGIDIGQLQACIMTGYPGNIASAFQQAGRAGRRQEDALIIYVAQSVALDQYIIENPDYLLGQSPEEGRIHPDNMFILMDHLKCASFELPFSLTETYGEFEVQQLLEFLEAEGVLIKTTDRWHWMTDRFPASEVSLRSAAQENVVIIDKTIPKGTIVIGEMDRFSAMTLLHEEAIYIHQGTQYQVEKLDWEEKKAYVTEVDVDYFTDANLAVELKVMNEDETSTAKSGVCSYGDIAVLAIPTIFKKIRFGTHDNIGSGPISLPATELHTSATWYSFDVPKGWSESELTDAMTGAAYAIQSFIPLFVRCDRSDIHVVPQVKAVHTDKPTFFIYDSYPGGIGLSEKIYTRWDSLFQQAKDHVSTCSCKGGCPICIGAQEAGTGMKKDVESLLNALVRGESSVV, encoded by the coding sequence ATGACTCGAAATACTTCAGTTAGTTCAGTTCTATCTAAATTGCAATCGGATCCTTCATTCTCGGAAAATATTATTCATTACAGAAAAATAGAAGGTAAATCCGCGACATATGCAGAGTTTCCATCAGTACTCCATCCATCAATTATTAAAGCCCTTAAGACAAAAGGAATCGAGCAGTTATACAGTCACCAAAGAGATGCATTCGATTCTGCATACAATGGTGAATCAATTACCGCGGTTACGCCCACTGCATCCGGAAAATCTCTCTGTTATCATTTACCGGTGCTTCAAAGCATTCTAGAAAATGAATCATCGAGAGCGATCTATTTATTTCCAACAAAGGCACTTGCACAAGATCAGTTGAGCGATCTTCATGGCTTGATCGAAGCGAGTGAAGAAACAATTCTGAGTTACACCTATGACGGTGATACGGCACCGGGACTTCGTTCTAAAGTTCGAAAGTCCGGCCATATCGTTTTAACGAATCCTGATATGTTGCATTCAGGAATTTTGCCTCATCATACAAAATGGGTATCGTTATTCGAAAACCTGAAATATATTATTATCGATGAATTACACACCTATAAAGGCGTATTTGGAAGTCATGTAGCGCATGTTTTACGCCGTTTAAAACGGATCTGTAATTACTACGGCAGTGATCCGGTATTCATATGTACCTCTGCGACTATCGCCAATCCAGGAGAGCTAGCTGAATCACTTACGAATACAGAAATGCGTTTAATCGCTAATAATGGAGCACCCGCTGGAAAAAAACATTTCATTTTTTATAATCCTCCAGTTGTTCATCCGACATTCGGGATTCGTCGAAGCGCGTTATTGGAAGTAAGAGATATCGCATCTTTATTATACCGTGAAGGCATGCAAACTATAATCTTTGCTAAAAGTCGGGTGCGTGTCGAAATGCTTGTGACGTATATGCAAGAACTAACAAAAAAGAAACTGTTCGATTCGTCTGTCATGGGGTACCGGGGAGGGTATTTGCCGTCGGAACGAAGAAAAATTGAAAAAGGTCTTCGCGACGGTTCAATAAAAACAGTAGTCAGTACGAATGCGCTTGAATTAGGAATCGATATTGGTCAACTGCAAGCATGTATTATGACCGGGTATCCCGGAAATATCGCAAGCGCATTTCAGCAAGCTGGTCGTGCTGGAAGGCGGCAAGAAGACGCATTAATAATATACGTCGCGCAATCTGTCGCGCTTGATCAATACATTATTGAAAACCCTGATTATCTTCTCGGCCAATCGCCCGAAGAAGGAAGAATTCATCCCGATAACATGTTTATCTTAATGGATCACTTAAAATGCGCCTCATTCGAATTGCCATTTTCATTAACGGAAACGTACGGGGAGTTTGAAGTGCAACAACTTCTCGAATTTCTTGAAGCTGAAGGTGTTCTTATTAAAACTACGGATCGATGGCATTGGATGACAGATCGTTTTCCAGCAAGTGAAGTGAGTTTACGGTCGGCTGCTCAAGAGAATGTCGTTATTATAGATAAAACAATCCCCAAAGGAACGATTGTCATCGGAGAGATGGATCGTTTTAGCGCGATGACGTTGCTTCATGAAGAAGCGATTTATATCCATCAAGGGACCCAGTATCAAGTCGAAAAGCTTGATTGGGAAGAGAAGAAAGCCTATGTAACTGAAGTCGATGTAGATTATTTTACAGATGCGAATTTAGCAGTAGAGTTAAAAGTTATGAACGAGGATGAGACGAGTACGGCAAAAAGCGGCGTTTGTTCATATGGAGACATTGCGGTTCTCGCTATCCCTACTATATTTAAAAAGATTCGTTTTGGTACTCATGACAATATCGGCTCTGGTCCGATTTCGTTACCAGCCACTGAGCTCCACACATCGGCGACTTGGTACTCATTTGATGTACCTAAGGGATGGTCAGAATCTGAGTTGACGGATGCGATGACAGGTGCGGCGTATGCAATTCAATCGTTCATACCATTGTTCGTCAGATGCGATCGAAGTGATATTCATGTTGTTCCTCAGGTTAAAGCGGTTCACACCGATAAACCGACATTCTTTATTTATGACAGCTATCCTGGCGGCATCGGTTTGAGCGAGAAGATTTATACGCGTTGGGATTCTTTGTTTCAGCAAGCTAAAGATCATGTTTCAACTTGTAGTTGCAAAGGTGGCTGTCCAATTTGTATTGGCGCGCAAGAAGCCGGTACGGGAATGAAAAAGGACGTTGAATCACTTCTTAACGCTCTGGTAAGGGGAGAAAGTAGTGTCGTATGA
- a CDS encoding ribonuclease H-like domain-containing protein, producing the protein MSYEKKLMEMRKLVKKTTKEKPAQEKKKVVPPPPFYEGSWLSAGLTKEENSHGFVYKRTISFDSTYKHGNIYLSDLKLALKKWEDLDLTHPLAPDLEKRLVFFDTETTGLKGAGTLIFLLGFIEQRKNSFQLTQYLLPGPDHEPAFLYASGLWEHNLNLVTYNGKSFDLPQVETRWTMNRNSLPPLASHAHIDLLHGSRRIWKEEVDSFSLVNIEEKKIGFYREDDIPGHLAPIIYQDAVKSGRIDPLMKVLKHNEWDILSLVALFIESTDLLFETSTRGTAISQTNIGKWFADLKLYDRSSQVLEAVILEYGLEHPVTHFHFGFIMKRNLAVEEAISSFVIAADRLDGRQRIIALEELAKLYEHKVKEFEKALLYTRRAQHLLTEDPELTDRFRARQREMFQKREIRIVRKLFPG; encoded by the coding sequence GTGTCGTATGAAAAGAAGTTAATGGAAATGAGGAAGCTAGTTAAAAAAACTACTAAAGAAAAGCCGGCACAAGAAAAGAAGAAAGTCGTGCCTCCGCCTCCATTTTATGAAGGTAGCTGGCTTTCCGCAGGCTTGACGAAGGAAGAAAATAGTCACGGATTTGTTTATAAGCGCACGATTTCCTTCGATAGTACCTACAAGCATGGTAATATTTATTTGTCAGATTTAAAATTGGCATTAAAGAAATGGGAAGATCTAGATTTAACACACCCATTAGCACCTGATTTGGAAAAACGATTAGTCTTTTTTGATACTGAAACAACGGGTCTCAAAGGTGCAGGGACACTTATTTTCCTTCTCGGTTTTATTGAACAAAGGAAAAACTCGTTTCAACTCACGCAATATTTACTTCCTGGCCCTGACCATGAGCCTGCTTTCTTATACGCATCTGGACTTTGGGAACATAATTTAAATCTTGTAACGTATAATGGTAAAAGTTTCGACCTTCCCCAAGTCGAAACAAGGTGGACGATGAATCGAAACTCATTACCGCCGCTTGCATCTCACGCACATATAGATTTACTACATGGATCAAGGCGGATTTGGAAAGAAGAGGTTGATTCATTTAGTTTAGTTAATATTGAAGAAAAGAAAATTGGTTTTTATCGAGAAGACGATATTCCAGGTCATTTAGCCCCCATCATTTACCAAGACGCTGTAAAAAGCGGCCGAATCGATCCATTGATGAAAGTGCTAAAGCATAATGAATGGGATATTCTTTCACTTGTTGCGCTTTTTATTGAGTCAACAGACTTGCTATTTGAAACGTCTACTCGCGGTACCGCAATTTCACAAACGAATATCGGTAAATGGTTTGCGGATTTGAAGTTGTATGATCGCAGCAGTCAAGTTCTAGAAGCAGTTATTCTCGAATATGGACTTGAACATCCTGTAACCCATTTCCACTTCGGGTTTATTATGAAAAGAAATCTTGCTGTTGAAGAAGCGATTTCCTCTTTTGTGATTGCCGCCGATCGGTTAGATGGCCGCCAAAGAATAATTGCGTTAGAGGAATTGGCCAAGTTGTATGAGCATAAAGTAAAAGAGTTTGAGAAGGCACTACTATATACAAGGAGGGCGCAACATCTGCTGACGGAAGACCCTGAATTGACCGACCGATTTCGTGCAAGACAACGGGAAATGTTTCAAAAGAGGGAAATAAGAATAGTGAGAAAACTATTTCCCGGGTAA
- the gpsB gene encoding cell division regulator GpsB — translation METKLDAKIILEKEFKTGMRGYNQEEVDLFLDDVIQDYQLLKKRIADLEAENNKIKEELEAAEKRPSAGNTGATNFDLLKRISNLERHVFGSKLHDQV, via the coding sequence ATGGAAACTAAATTAGATGCGAAAATAATACTTGAAAAAGAATTTAAAACGGGTATGCGTGGATATAATCAAGAAGAAGTCGATTTATTTTTAGATGATGTAATTCAAGACTACCAATTGTTAAAAAAGCGAATTGCCGATTTAGAAGCTGAAAACAATAAAATTAAAGAAGAACTTGAAGCGGCGGAAAAGCGACCTTCTGCTGGAAATACTGGTGCAACGAATTTTGATTTACTTAAACGAATCTCCAATCTTGAAAGACATGTATTTGGAAGCAAGTTGCACGATCAGGTATAA